Below is a window of Homalodisca vitripennis isolate AUS2020 unplaced genomic scaffold, UT_GWSS_2.1 ScUCBcl_7664;HRSCAF=15449, whole genome shotgun sequence DNA.
CACATTCACTCTCCCAACAAGTTCTTTACCCCTTTAGCAAACGATTTCCCGGTCACCTTCCTTGCCTTAAGGGTTTCGGGAAGAGCATTTTTTTGAATACAACCGTATACCACTAAAACCGCAATTTGCCTTTCAACAAAGAAAACTGGTCTTGTGTGGAGGGATTCTGAAGGTTTATTGGAATGTCTGAGATGTGTAAGTGTTAGGAGTTGGTGGGGATTTTCTGAACAGGAAGGGGAATTTTTATGGATATTAAGTTGAGGGACAACTATGGATGTAAATTGATGGAAAACTGTGAGGAATTTTGAGTGTTCCTTGCAAAAGAGGTCTGCAGGGATGATCGGCTAGGTTTGCTGAAGGAACTAGCTCTCAATGCCctcttttgaagtttaaaaaataaaccccgTGCGCGTGACTTTCACCACCCCAAATCCCGAACTGACATATGACAAGTACGGATTAAATCTAACCGCCGTAATAATGCAGCCAGTGTGTCACTCGAGTTGTCAGGCGATCTTTGAGAGATTCCCGTATTGACGAAAATAGCCGAACTAAGCTTTCTGCAAACGAACTCCACAATGTGGTCATGGAATTTGAGCCTGTTGTCAATATGAAAACGCCGAGGAATTATGCGTCACGGCCCCCACACGGAGAGATCTCGTCACTCCCCACAAGATATTGCAAAGCAGGCTCGGAACTCACCGAACCACTCTATGGAAAATTCCATGAGATTTGTTTTGGAGCCATTCAGTTTGAGGCTCATTTTGTTCAAACCAATGCACAATCTCACTAAACCTTCTCCGATGTCGAGGTCCGAAGACCTTAACTGAGATTCGGAGCTCCTTACCGTGAGTGAAATGTTGTCATCCGCAAACAAGCAAATCCTGGCATTGACACCAGACACAATCCTCGGGAGGTCGTTGATGAAGAGCAAAAAGAGGACAGGACCCAAAACTGAGCCCTGTGGAACGCCCCTAAGAACACCAGCTGAGATTGAGTTGGGCTGACCTACGACACCCAAAGACATCCGAGTACCGTATCTGAACAGACTGAGTCCTCCCTGTTAAGTATGATGAGAATCCAGGAATGTGGTACTCCTCTTACTCCAAGTCTGTCAAGCTTCTCCATCAGTAAGCCATGATTGACCATGTCAAATGCCTTAGTAAGGTCGAAAAACAAACCTAAGGCCGGATCTCCTGAGTCCATGGCTTGAGCCAGAGATGACACAACAAAGTTCACGGCATCCATCGTGGATTTTCCTCTGATGAAACCAAATTGTTGAGGAGAAAGGACATTATTCTTGTCTATAAAAGACAAGAATCTCttgagaaaaatcttttcaattaCCTTGGAGAAGGTTGACAAGAGGGAAATCGGGCGATAATTACTGCAATCCTCCCTTTTACCCTTTTTGTGCAGTGGTCGAATGATAGCATGCTTCAAAACATCCGGAAAAACGCCTTCTTGAAAAGATTCATTTCAACAAGAAAGGCCAGCAGTGGTGATATCAAGTCATGGATCTGTTTCAAGAGTTTAGAAGAAATACCATCAGATCCGCAAGATGGCTTGGATTTCATAGCAAGGATGACGCGTGATATTTCCTCTGCCGACGTTTGTGAAAGGAAGAAGGAGTTCATTATTGTCTGCATACTAGTTGAAGATGAGTGTATAGCCAGCAGTGTTACCACAAGTCACATCTGATTGTGTTTGTCCTACaacagcaaaaatatttattgaatatattggcAACTGTTGTAGGATCTGTAATATGGGTATTATTTTCGTCCAATAATTGAATGTTCAAGTTCTTCTTGGAATTTGAAGACTTTTGGTTGTTTATGATTTCCCACACTGCTTTGCTTTTATTAGAGGAGTTGGCAATCTTG
It encodes the following:
- the LOC124374252 gene encoding uncharacterized protein LOC124374252, with product MDAVNFVVSSLAQAMDSGDPALGQPNSISAGVLRGVPQGSVLGPVLFLLFINDLPRIVSGVNARICLFADDNISLTVRSSESQLRSSDLDIGEGLVRLCIGLNKMSLKLNGSKTNLMEFSIEWF